The following are encoded in a window of Methanobrevibacter ruminantium M1 genomic DNA:
- the purL gene encoding phosphoribosylformylglycinamidine synthase subunit PurL codes for MTLTDSEVKYIEGILGREMNELEEGMLDVMFSEHCSYKSSRPFLRMFPTEGENIVLGPGDDAGLVSITDEYALAVGMESHNHPSAIEPYGGAGTGIGGILRDIISMGAMPIALLDSLRFGPLEDQKSRYLFEHVVEGISDYGNRVGVPTVAGEIEFDESFRTNPLVNVLCAGLVKKDEIVLAVAPNIGDVFLLMGGTTGRDGIHGVTFASEELTSDSETEDRPAVQVADPFTKKRVLEASLEILEKIDCSGVKDLGGGGLTCCVSELVDKSKNGAVVDLRAIPLREEGMTPYEIMLSESQERMIFVINPKDVELAQKICDKHEIPSAVIGEVTEGSNMVVKDFDAEEELQTLCNVPTILLADPPSIDRPTVEPAKSEDLVEVIDGPIDESLIKILSSPNIASKAWVYKQYDHEVQTRTVVKPGDDAAVLQIDDETAVALTADSNTVHTKLSPYDGGAGSVAEAIRNVVSMGAKPYAIVDCLNFGNPETPEILWQFKECIRGMSDIAEKFEAPVISGNVSFYNETEGIKINPTPAVGVIGVEKLSSIRTLPFKNEGDKIIIIGKTYDELGGSEYHRAVHNLEQGEAPKIRIDDELAAANAVLDLIENDGDYVKFLEGEDKLNIKATHDVSAGGIAIALSEMVMKGKLGCEIDISNVPAEENISDNDLLFSESHGRYIIAVDADKAEEIVNSIDIDAAIIGEVKGDSLIIKNNDETIVDFAIDELDNAYNGVIEKYMA; via the coding sequence ATGACTTTAACAGATTCTGAAGTAAAATATATTGAAGGAATTCTCGGTAGAGAAATGAACGAATTGGAAGAGGGAATGTTAGATGTAATGTTTTCCGAGCATTGTTCATATAAAAGTAGTAGACCATTTTTAAGAATGTTTCCTACTGAAGGAGAAAACATTGTCCTAGGGCCTGGAGACGATGCAGGTCTTGTATCTATTACAGATGAATATGCTCTTGCTGTAGGTATGGAAAGTCATAATCACCCTTCAGCTATTGAACCTTACGGAGGAGCAGGTACAGGTATTGGAGGAATCCTTAGAGACATTATCTCTATGGGTGCAATGCCAATTGCCCTTTTAGACAGCCTTCGTTTTGGTCCTCTTGAAGACCAAAAGTCAAGATACTTGTTTGAGCATGTCGTTGAAGGAATCTCCGACTATGGTAACAGGGTAGGAGTTCCTACCGTTGCAGGTGAGATTGAATTTGACGAATCATTCAGAACAAACCCTCTTGTAAACGTATTATGTGCAGGACTTGTCAAAAAGGATGAGATAGTTCTTGCTGTAGCTCCAAATATAGGAGATGTCTTCCTTCTTATGGGAGGAACCACAGGCCGTGATGGAATTCACGGAGTGACCTTTGCATCTGAAGAGCTCACATCAGACAGTGAAACCGAAGACAGACCTGCAGTACAGGTAGCTGATCCATTCACCAAAAAGAGAGTTCTTGAAGCTTCCCTTGAAATCCTAGAAAAGATAGACTGTTCCGGAGTAAAGGACCTAGGGGGAGGAGGCCTTACCTGCTGTGTCTCTGAGCTTGTAGATAAGTCTAAAAACGGTGCAGTTGTAGACCTTAGAGCTATTCCTTTAAGGGAAGAGGGAATGACCCCTTATGAAATAATGCTTTCAGAATCTCAAGAGCGTATGATTTTTGTCATAAACCCTAAAGATGTGGAATTGGCACAAAAGATATGTGATAAGCATGAAATTCCTTCTGCAGTGATTGGAGAAGTCACTGAAGGAAGCAATATGGTTGTAAAGGACTTCGATGCAGAAGAAGAGTTACAAACCTTGTGTAATGTTCCAACAATCCTTTTAGCAGATCCTCCTTCAATTGACAGGCCAACAGTAGAGCCTGCTAAATCAGAAGATCTTGTTGAAGTGATTGACGGACCTATTGATGAATCATTAATTAAGATATTGTCCTCTCCAAACATTGCAAGCAAGGCATGGGTATATAAACAATACGACCATGAGGTTCAAACCAGAACCGTTGTAAAGCCTGGAGATGACGCAGCAGTATTGCAGATAGATGACGAGACAGCTGTTGCACTTACAGCAGACTCCAACACTGTTCACACAAAGCTTTCCCCATATGATGGAGGGGCAGGCAGTGTAGCTGAAGCAATAAGAAATGTTGTTTCAATGGGTGCTAAACCTTATGCAATTGTTGATTGTCTTAACTTCGGAAATCCGGAAACACCAGAAATCCTCTGGCAATTCAAGGAGTGCATTAGAGGAATGTCTGATATAGCAGAGAAATTCGAAGCTCCAGTCATAAGTGGAAATGTTAGTTTCTACAATGAAACAGAAGGTATTAAAATCAACCCAACTCCGGCAGTTGGAGTCATTGGAGTTGAAAAGCTATCAAGCATCAGAACACTTCCATTCAAGAATGAAGGAGATAAGATAATAATCATTGGAAAAACCTATGATGAGCTTGGTGGGTCCGAATACCACAGAGCAGTCCATAACCTTGAACAAGGAGAAGCTCCTAAAATCAGAATAGATGATGAATTGGCTGCAGCTAATGCAGTTCTTGACCTCATAGAAAATGATGGAGATTATGTAAAATTCCTTGAAGGTGAAGACAAGCTCAATATAAAAGCCACACATGACGTATCTGCAGGTGGAATAGCAATTGCATTGTCTGAAATGGTTATGAAAGGCAAGTTAGGCTGTGAAATAGATATCAGCAATGTCCCAGCGGAAGAAAATATTAGCGATAATGACTTGTTATTCTCTGAATCCCATGGAAGATACATCATTGCAGTAGATGCCGATAAGGCAGAGGAAATAGTAAATTCCATAGATATTGATGCTGCAATTATTGGTGAAGTCAAAGGAGATTCTTTAATAATCAAGAATAATGATGAAACCATTGTTGATTTTGCTATAGATGAGTTAGATAATGCTTATAATGGTGTTATTGAAAAGTATATGGCTTAA
- a CDS encoding molybdopterin molybdotransferase MoeA translates to MKFISNLIPLEEALSKINDNIKLMDTETIDLKDSQGRVLAHAVSSYHNSPPFDKSAMDGYAVIAEDTFGASNNVIKELKIIDRIGAGDFSNKSLQNGDAIVIATGAPIPDGANAVLMKEYTYEDGDNLEIHSQVTPGENISPKAEDIAKGDEILGENVLIRPQEMGLIASAGYSEVEVYKRPRVKLLITSNELVDPSPNIDDAKIINSNQYTIAALIRSAGATVDIDHGIDDFDEIRDAIDKASREYDCVITTGGTAISKGDVVIDAVEDLGEVLFHGVAMRPGKPVGAGIVNGTQIFMLSGQPVAAMGQFDIIARHFLFKVQGLDYSHKIVKRTSSTKIHSSLGRTDYIRAVADDETVHHVLNRGSGIIRSMVEANCYIIIDENHEGIEIGDMVDLIFFNDMAWPSL, encoded by the coding sequence ATGAAGTTTATATCAAATTTAATTCCATTAGAAGAAGCATTATCAAAAATAAATGATAATATAAAACTTATGGATACAGAAACCATTGACTTAAAGGACTCTCAAGGCAGAGTTTTAGCACATGCTGTATCTTCTTATCACAATTCACCTCCATTTGACAAATCAGCTATGGATGGATATGCAGTTATTGCTGAAGACACTTTTGGAGCTTCCAATAATGTTATAAAAGAGTTAAAAATCATCGATAGGATTGGTGCAGGTGATTTTTCCAATAAGTCCCTTCAAAATGGTGATGCTATAGTTATAGCAACAGGGGCACCTATTCCAGATGGTGCAAATGCTGTTTTAATGAAGGAATACACTTATGAGGATGGTGACAATCTTGAAATCCACTCTCAAGTGACTCCCGGTGAAAACATATCTCCAAAGGCTGAAGACATTGCCAAAGGAGATGAGATTTTAGGAGAAAATGTTTTAATCAGGCCTCAAGAGATGGGCTTGATAGCTTCCGCAGGATACAGTGAAGTGGAAGTCTATAAAAGGCCAAGAGTAAAACTGCTGATTACAAGCAATGAATTGGTGGATCCTTCCCCTAATATAGATGATGCTAAAATAATCAATTCAAACCAATACACAATTGCAGCTCTCATCAGAAGTGCAGGAGCAACAGTAGATATTGACCATGGAATCGATGACTTTGATGAAATTCGCGATGCAATCGATAAGGCAAGCAGGGAATATGACTGTGTAATTACAACCGGAGGAACTGCAATAAGCAAAGGGGATGTTGTCATTGATGCAGTTGAGGACTTGGGAGAAGTATTGTTCCATGGTGTTGCAATGAGGCCAGGTAAGCCGGTAGGTGCTGGAATAGTCAACGGAACCCAGATATTCATGCTTTCAGGACAGCCTGTAGCTGCAATGGGTCAGTTTGATATAATTGCAAGACATTTCCTATTTAAGGTTCAAGGCCTTGATTATTCCCATAAGATTGTAAAGAGGACATCTTCAACTAAGATACACTCTTCCCTAGGCAGAACCGATTATATAAGGGCTGTAGCAGATGATGAGACTGTTCATCATGTTTTAAACAGAGGTTCTGGAATCATAAGGTCTATGGTTGAGGCAAACTGCTACATAATCATTGATGAAAACCATGAAGGCATTGAGATAGGCGATATGGTAGACTTGATTTTCTTTAATGATATGGCTTGGCCTAGTCTTTAA
- a CDS encoding site-2 protease family protein: MNGIYYYVIAFLLIWTIAIVFKGRLENYGLEVNFPLLMWKTQRLRGFIDRIANRAPRFWKWYMNIGIVISTGFMILMAVALVYSLKTLMDAPTVSLVIPGVEVPGSPIFIPFLSGLIALATVLIVHEFSHGILARVEKIKINSIGLLLFAILPGAFVEPDEEELKGLNRPSRMRIYVAGSMANLTLAAIALVIMMLISSFVVPAVFEDDGIVISRLTEDGNAINYLSEGMVIKGINNYSVSDGASYQKAVSTLRPNQTVTVLTDQGEYSFQLKSNPQNKSLGYMGVQAQVNQIISPDFDNKFYTPLLWGIMSLTDLLFWIYFLNFAVGTFNLLPMKPLDGGHLFEDLLSYITSENIYKPVVTFMSFFMGIIIVVSLVVGFVGVPF, encoded by the coding sequence ATGAACGGAATATATTATTATGTAATAGCCTTTCTACTTATTTGGACTATTGCAATTGTATTTAAGGGCAGACTTGAAAATTATGGCCTTGAAGTCAATTTTCCCCTTTTGATGTGGAAGACACAGAGATTGAGAGGATTTATAGACAGAATCGCCAATAGGGCTCCACGGTTTTGGAAATGGTACATGAATATAGGAATCGTCATCTCTACTGGATTTATGATTCTGATGGCTGTGGCCTTGGTATATTCTCTTAAGACCCTGATGGACGCTCCTACAGTCAGCCTGGTTATTCCAGGGGTGGAAGTGCCAGGATCTCCAATATTCATTCCTTTCCTATCTGGTCTTATAGCCCTTGCAACAGTTCTTATAGTTCATGAGTTCAGTCATGGAATATTGGCAAGGGTGGAGAAAATCAAGATTAATTCAATAGGTCTTCTATTATTTGCAATTCTTCCAGGAGCTTTTGTAGAGCCTGATGAAGAGGAATTGAAGGGATTGAACCGTCCTTCTAGAATGAGAATATATGTTGCAGGTTCCATGGCTAATCTGACCTTGGCAGCTATTGCTCTTGTTATCATGATGCTCATATCCTCCTTTGTAGTCCCTGCAGTCTTTGAGGATGACGGCATTGTAATAAGCAGGCTCACTGAAGACGGCAATGCAATCAATTATCTCTCTGAGGGAATGGTGATAAAGGGAATAAACAATTATTCCGTAAGCGATGGGGCATCCTATCAAAAGGCTGTAAGCACATTAAGGCCTAATCAAACGGTGACTGTTCTAACGGATCAGGGAGAGTATAGCTTCCAATTGAAGTCAAATCCTCAAAACAAGTCTTTAGGATATATGGGAGTTCAGGCACAGGTTAATCAAATAATTTCTCCGGATTTTGATAATAAGTTCTACACTCCTTTATTATGGGGAATAATGTCTTTGACAGACTTATTGTTCTGGATATACTTCTTGAACTTTGCTGTCGGCACATTCAACCTGCTTCCAATGAAGCCATTGGATGGAGGTCATTTGTTTGAGGACCTTTTATCCTATATTACATCAGAGAATATCTATAAGCCTGTTGTGACTTTCATGTCCTTCTTTATGGGAATAATTATTGTTGTTAGTTTGGTTGTTGGATTTGTTGGTGTTCCATTCTAA
- a CDS encoding FprA family A-type flavoprotein, protein MKAKAEKIGDGVYWIGVLDWDLRTYHGYTLDGTTYNAYIVFGEKVAIIDNAYPGKTEEMMARIDDAFEQEGREIKVDYIVQNHVEKDHSGVLYDLWKRFDAPIYCSKIAQGGLLRHYPKLEGAEFNIVGTGDALDLGGKTLAFLDAFLLHWPDSMFTLLAEDGILFPNDAFGQHLCYSKRYDKDIPEYVLMDAAQKFYGNLITPLSKKVLNKFDEIIELGLLEQVKMIAPSHGQIWTDPMKIIGAYSDWATGKRAEDKVTIVYDTMHYSTQKMAHEVAEGIMAEGYDVEMFFLHEDERSEIVKSILTSKAVAFGIPTINDFPFPSIGDIIYYLKGLHFNRTGFKRPAVTFGSMGGRGGAVEFIANELTECGFEVLDQQEIYYVPADEDDEASFKLGQKLVEEAKKLEL, encoded by the coding sequence ATGAAAGCAAAAGCTGAAAAAATCGGTGATGGAGTATACTGGATCGGTGTACTTGATTGGGACTTAAGAACTTACCACGGATATACCTTAGACGGAACCACTTACAATGCTTACATTGTATTCGGCGAAAAGGTAGCAATCATTGACAATGCATATCCTGGAAAAACTGAAGAGATGATGGCACGTATCGATGACGCTTTCGAACAAGAAGGAAGGGAAATCAAAGTGGACTACATCGTTCAAAACCACGTAGAAAAGGACCACAGTGGTGTCTTATACGACTTATGGAAAAGATTCGATGCACCTATCTACTGCAGTAAGATCGCTCAAGGAGGATTGCTCAGACACTATCCTAAATTGGAAGGTGCAGAATTCAACATTGTCGGAACCGGCGACGCTCTTGACCTTGGAGGCAAAACTTTAGCATTCTTAGATGCATTCTTGCTCCACTGGCCTGACAGCATGTTCACCTTACTTGCAGAAGACGGAATCCTATTCCCTAACGATGCATTCGGTCAACACTTATGCTACTCCAAAAGATATGATAAGGACATTCCAGAATATGTTCTTATGGATGCAGCACAAAAGTTCTATGGTAACTTAATCACTCCACTATCTAAAAAGGTTCTTAACAAGTTTGATGAAATCATTGAATTAGGCCTTTTAGAACAAGTTAAGATGATTGCTCCTTCCCACGGTCAAATCTGGACAGACCCAATGAAAATCATTGGCGCTTACAGTGACTGGGCAACCGGTAAAAGAGCAGAAGACAAAGTTACCATTGTCTATGACACAATGCACTATTCCACCCAAAAGATGGCTCACGAAGTTGCTGAAGGAATCATGGCAGAAGGATACGATGTGGAAATGTTCTTCTTGCACGAAGACGAAAGAAGTGAAATCGTAAAAAGCATATTAACCAGTAAGGCTGTTGCTTTCGGTATTCCAACAATCAACGACTTCCCATTCCCAAGCATTGGAGACATTATCTACTACTTGAAAGGTCTTCACTTCAACAGAACAGGATTCAAGAGACCCGCTGTAACCTTTGGTTCCATGGGAGGAAGAGGTGGAGCTGTTGAATTCATTGCAAACGAGCTCACCGAATGTGGATTTGAAGTTCTCGACCAACAAGAAATCTACTATGTACCTGCAGATGAAGACGATGAAGCTAGCTTCAAATTAGGTCAAAAATTAGTAGAAGAAGCTAAAAAGTTAGAACTTTAA
- a CDS encoding V4R domain-containing protein, producing the protein MENEENISQPKAIQIFAKAPGELGVNVVKSPVKLTILSMLKDTDMEFDEIVKNTGKSKSTISVHLKSLREDGIVSYRFDANDHRKKIFYISSKFLGEVESGDEKELEERQAEFLVKNILDVDNFKFSFLLFHTLRSNLIQEGININPVLNQTGKNIGAAMYEKLYDDDIKVFCDNITEFWADNGLGKLDIVLGDIINVTAYECFECSLLPKKGKPACYLDAGIFEALFANYLKKDIAVTEVKCFTMGDDCCHFLVEGINGESLT; encoded by the coding sequence ATGGAAAATGAAGAGAATATTAGTCAACCAAAAGCAATTCAAATTTTTGCTAAGGCTCCAGGGGAGCTTGGCGTAAATGTTGTAAAGAGCCCAGTGAAATTAACTATCCTTTCCATGCTAAAGGACACTGATATGGAATTTGATGAAATCGTTAAAAACACTGGTAAGTCAAAATCAACTATTTCTGTACATTTAAAGTCTTTAAGGGAAGATGGAATCGTAAGCTACAGATTTGATGCAAACGACCACAGAAAGAAAATATTCTACATCAGCTCCAAATTCTTAGGAGAAGTAGAATCTGGTGATGAGAAGGAATTGGAAGAAAGACAAGCCGAATTCTTGGTAAAGAATATTTTAGATGTAGACAACTTCAAGTTCTCTTTTCTATTGTTCCACACCTTAAGATCCAACTTGATTCAAGAGGGAATTAACATCAACCCAGTATTAAACCAAACAGGAAAGAATATTGGTGCAGCAATGTATGAAAAGCTTTATGACGATGACATTAAAGTCTTCTGTGACAATATTACTGAATTCTGGGCAGATAATGGATTAGGAAAACTTGATATAGTTTTAGGAGATATCATTAATGTTACTGCATATGAGTGTTTTGAATGCAGTTTGCTTCCTAAGAAGGGTAAACCTGCTTGCTACTTAGATGCAGGTATATTTGAAGCTCTTTTCGCTAATTATCTTAAAAAAGACATAGCAGTAACTGAAGTTAAATGTTTCACAATGGGTGACGACTGCTGTCATTTCTTAGTTGAAGGCATTAATGGTGAATCTTTAACTTAA
- a CDS encoding helicase C-terminal domain-containing protein: MSNSIFCPDCGMLKENCVCGRYKANRDKVKYTKGTRSNPQYKKRKTFNYSNKKRAENMKNTSSNKSKGLFQYEEPKGLYQYEDLEPVKVEEEDDFGSSKVYDIAEHDLPKEIIDGLKEDYPEIPDSIIENFPFERPREGQLDIIADIEEAISKGFKYIILEAGTGTGKSAVATTLARMYESAYILTMTKQLQRQYADEFDFPLVKGRGNFDCIKDGFEVTCDMGACKTAPKNSKFFCPYGISKNPTLTGDLAFQDSYGGDIFFQTNDHCHYWQQKANAINSPITLMNYDYAILELNYVKHFGKRTLLILDEAHNIEDKLMKTMEINLYNRQLEKDIKKVISPQTLKTREMGEWIMEIDAIQGHYADIDIKDLPTNKADRIRSTSARLKDLKNKLETEPGNWVIDSNENGVSFKPLKVNHYANDYLFKHGDVVIFLSATILSAKMFSKWLGLNPHEVYHIKVDSPFSVEKRPIELNLAGKMSKNRVKQSAPKSIEILNKILKRHEGDKGLIHTHSYKCQQYIINNLYNSRLIAHGSNNRERVLKYFEEDDNPLVLVSPSMSEGVDLPYDKCRFQVIYKIPFPYLGDPQINMRRKKDQRWYAYKTVMTLMQAYGRGMRAEDDSCVTYILDSDIQMLLKSPLYRSLIPEFFKEAIIVNDDRII; the protein is encoded by the coding sequence ATGTCAAATTCAATATTTTGTCCCGACTGCGGGATGCTTAAGGAAAACTGTGTATGTGGAAGGTACAAAGCAAATCGTGATAAGGTAAAGTACACCAAAGGTACTAGATCCAATCCACAGTATAAGAAACGAAAAACATTTAATTATTCTAATAAAAAAAGAGCGGAAAATATGAAAAATACATCATCAAACAAATCAAAAGGTTTATTCCAATATGAAGAGCCCAAAGGGCTCTATCAATATGAGGATCTTGAACCTGTTAAAGTAGAGGAAGAGGACGACTTTGGAAGTTCAAAGGTCTATGACATAGCTGAACATGACTTGCCTAAGGAGATAATAGATGGCTTAAAAGAGGACTATCCTGAAATTCCAGATAGCATTATAGAAAACTTCCCATTTGAAAGGCCAAGGGAAGGACAATTGGATATAATTGCAGATATTGAGGAGGCCATATCAAAAGGATTCAAATACATCATCCTTGAGGCAGGAACAGGTACAGGAAAGTCAGCTGTAGCCACAACCCTTGCTAGAATGTATGAGTCAGCATATATTCTTACAATGACCAAGCAGCTTCAAAGGCAGTATGCAGACGAGTTTGACTTTCCCCTTGTAAAGGGAAGAGGCAATTTTGACTGTATAAAAGACGGATTTGAAGTCACCTGTGACATGGGGGCATGTAAGACAGCTCCAAAGAATTCCAAATTCTTCTGTCCATATGGAATTAGCAAAAACCCAACACTTACAGGAGACTTGGCATTTCAGGACTCCTATGGTGGAGACATTTTCTTCCAGACAAATGACCACTGCCATTACTGGCAGCAGAAGGCAAATGCAATAAACTCTCCAATCACCCTTATGAATTATGACTACGCTATTTTGGAGTTGAATTATGTAAAGCATTTCGGTAAAAGAACCCTTCTCATTCTTGACGAGGCTCATAACATTGAAGACAAGCTGATGAAAACCATGGAAATCAATCTTTATAATCGTCAGCTTGAAAAGGACATAAAGAAGGTCATAAGCCCTCAGACTCTTAAAACAAGAGAGATGGGCGAATGGATAATGGAGATTGATGCAATTCAAGGCCATTATGCAGATATTGACATAAAGGACCTCCCTACAAACAAGGCAGACAGGATCCGTTCAACTTCAGCAAGGCTGAAGGACCTAAAGAACAAGCTTGAAACAGAGCCTGGAAACTGGGTAATCGACTCAAATGAAAATGGAGTTTCTTTCAAGCCACTTAAAGTCAATCATTATGCCAACGATTATTTATTCAAGCATGGTGATGTTGTAATATTCTTAAGTGCAACCATCCTTTCAGCTAAGATGTTTTCAAAATGGCTAGGCTTAAATCCTCATGAAGTCTATCATATAAAGGTGGACAGCCCATTTTCAGTTGAAAAAAGACCAATTGAACTAAACCTTGCAGGCAAGATGTCAAAAAACAGGGTAAAGCAGTCTGCCCCTAAGTCTATCGAAATATTAAACAAGATTCTAAAAAGGCATGAAGGAGACAAAGGACTGATTCACACCCATTCATACAAATGCCAGCAATATATAATAAACAACCTTTATAACTCCAGATTGATTGCACATGGCTCTAACAATAGGGAAAGGGTCTTAAAATACTTTGAGGAAGATGATAACCCTCTTGTGCTGGTCAGTCCGTCAATGAGCGAAGGTGTTGACCTTCCATATGACAAGTGTAGGTTCCAAGTCATTTACAAAATCCCGTTCCCTTATCTTGGAGACCCTCAGATAAATATGAGAAGGAAGAAGGACCAAAGATGGTATGCATATAAGACAGTAATGACATTGATGCAGGCCTATGGAAGGGGAATGAGAGCAGAAGACGACTCCTGTGTAACTTATATATTGGATTCAGATATTCAAATGCTTTTAAAGAGCCCATTGTATAGGTCATTGATTCCAGAGTTCTTTAAGGAAGCGATTATTGTTAATGATGATCGTATTATTTAA
- a CDS encoding M48 family metallopeptidase — MVIKEKIEIEGIPVEVHRKRMKNVYLRVLPDATLRVSAPERVSNDYIIEYVTSNLDWVKQTQERILKNPPKPKIMYKNGEVHKIWGEEYKIQLITNDTIKHAFYDADESIVYLPVRRRSTVNEREKALFELYRSEMKRNIDCFLNKCVPIVGEQPKEIKFRNMKNWGNCRRNKTITLNIKLASKPPICTEYVLIHELCHILEFNHSPRFKALMDGFCPNWREIKKLLNESDD, encoded by the coding sequence ATGGTTATAAAAGAAAAGATAGAAATTGAAGGAATTCCAGTGGAAGTCCATAGAAAAAGAATGAAAAATGTCTATCTGCGTGTATTGCCAGATGCCACCCTTCGTGTTTCCGCCCCAGAGAGGGTATCAAATGATTATATAATAGAATATGTCACTTCTAATTTGGATTGGGTTAAGCAGACTCAAGAGAGAATTCTTAAAAACCCTCCAAAGCCTAAAATAATGTATAAGAATGGAGAGGTCCATAAGATTTGGGGAGAGGAATACAAGATACAACTAATTACCAATGACACAATAAAACATGCCTTTTATGATGCTGACGAATCTATAGTTTATCTTCCCGTAAGAAGAAGATCCACAGTTAATGAAAGGGAGAAAGCACTATTTGAACTTTACCGCTCTGAAATGAAAAGAAACATTGATTGCTTTTTAAATAAGTGCGTTCCAATTGTTGGAGAGCAACCTAAGGAAATAAAATTCAGAAACATGAAAAACTGGGGAAACTGCAGAAGAAATAAGACAATCACATTAAACATAAAGTTGGCTTCAAAGCCTCCAATCTGCACAGAATATGTTCTTATTCATGAGCTCTGCCATATACTTGAATTCAATCATAGCCCACGGTTTAAGGCATTGATGGATGGCTTCTGTCCTAACTGGAGAGAGATTAAAAAACTTTTAAACGAATCTGATGATTAA
- the hisF gene encoding imidazole glycerol phosphate synthase subunit HisF: MLTKRIIPCLDCDLQVPEGRVVKGVEFKQIRYAGNPVELATKYYEDGADEIVILDITASHERRGTMVDVIERLTENVFIPICVGGGIRKVEDYTRMLKAGADKCSTNTAAIHNPQLLTDASKVVGSQAVVIGIDAKRRYVEEDPEQAKGKTIVDTDDGEVWFDCSIYGGREFTGMDAIAWAQECQDRGAGEVLLTSMDGDGTKDGYDLILTKAINDNVDIPVIASGGVGNPHHILEAFEIADASAALAASIFHFDEYPVPVVKKYLKENGVPIRETF; the protein is encoded by the coding sequence ATGCTTACAAAAAGAATTATTCCTTGCTTGGATTGTGACCTGCAAGTGCCTGAAGGCCGTGTGGTAAAGGGAGTTGAATTTAAACAGATCAGATATGCTGGAAACCCAGTTGAGCTTGCTACCAAATATTACGAAGATGGAGCAGATGAGATAGTCATCCTAGACATTACAGCTTCCCACGAACGTAGAGGAACCATGGTGGATGTTATAGAAAGGCTTACTGAAAACGTTTTCATCCCAATATGTGTAGGTGGAGGAATAAGAAAGGTAGAAGATTATACCAGAATGCTAAAGGCAGGTGCAGACAAATGCTCCACAAATACTGCTGCAATCCATAACCCACAGCTTCTAACAGACGCTTCTAAAGTGGTTGGATCCCAAGCTGTTGTAATCGGAATAGATGCAAAGAGAAGATATGTGGAAGAGGACCCAGAGCAAGCTAAAGGAAAAACCATAGTGGACACAGACGATGGAGAGGTATGGTTTGACTGCAGCATCTACGGAGGAAGAGAGTTCACTGGCATGGACGCCATTGCTTGGGCTCAGGAATGTCAGGACAGAGGAGCAGGAGAAGTCCTTTTAACCTCTATGGATGGAGATGGAACAAAGGACGGCTATGACCTTATTCTAACAAAGGCAATAAATGACAATGTGGACATTCCAGTAATAGCCTCTGGAGGAGTTGGAAACCCACACCACATACTCGAGGCATTTGAGATAGCAGATGCAAGTGCGGCCCTTGCTGCAAGCATATTCCACTTTGATGAGTATCCGGTTCCTGTGGTTAAAAAATACCTGAAGGAAAATGGTGTTCCAATTAGGGAGACTTTTTAA